Proteins from a genomic interval of Caulobacter sp. NIBR1757:
- a CDS encoding AMP-binding protein, translated as MSAQPVALGSILAHHARRSPGRAALVLGDITVSYAELDARTNQRARLIAARGVGQGDFVTVALPNGLEFYETVFALWKLGATPNIVSAKLPRPEMEAILGIVRPRLFVGAAAAIPGIQILTDEAPDGYSAESLPEVVSPHWKAMTSGGSTGRPKVIVDAMPARWDPRDGFLLQRPGDVILNPGPLYHNAPFHCISMGMFVGATIVEMGRFDALRALQLIEAHGVNWVTMVPTMMHRIWQLGPEVLSGFTLPSLRMMLHMAAPCAPWLKQAWIDWLGGERVWEYYGTTEGIGSTIISGTDWLAHRGSVGQVRPGYEMKILDEAGNDRPIGEVGEVYFRPEAGPGSTYHYLGSASKRFGDWETMGDLGSVDAEGYLYLSDRRNDLIISGGANIYPAEVEAALDAHPAVQGSAVIGLPDEEWGASVHAIVQPVEGAALAEAELLDFVAGQLARFKLPKSIEFTSEPLRDEAGKVRRAALRQARL; from the coding sequence ATGTCGGCTCAGCCTGTCGCTCTCGGTTCGATCCTGGCCCACCATGCGCGCCGCTCACCCGGCCGCGCCGCTCTGGTTCTGGGCGACATCACCGTCAGCTACGCTGAGCTCGACGCGCGGACCAACCAGCGGGCCCGGCTGATCGCGGCGCGGGGCGTCGGCCAAGGCGACTTCGTCACCGTCGCCCTGCCCAACGGCCTGGAATTCTACGAGACCGTCTTCGCGCTCTGGAAACTGGGCGCGACGCCGAACATCGTGTCGGCCAAGCTGCCGCGGCCGGAGATGGAGGCGATCCTCGGGATCGTGCGCCCGAGGCTGTTCGTCGGCGCGGCGGCGGCCATACCCGGGATTCAAATTCTGACGGACGAGGCGCCCGACGGCTATTCGGCCGAGTCGCTGCCGGAGGTCGTCTCGCCGCACTGGAAGGCGATGACCAGCGGCGGATCGACCGGCCGGCCGAAGGTGATCGTCGACGCCATGCCGGCGCGGTGGGATCCGCGGGACGGATTCCTGCTGCAGCGGCCGGGCGACGTGATCCTCAACCCGGGGCCGCTCTATCACAACGCTCCGTTCCACTGCATCAGCATGGGGATGTTCGTCGGGGCGACCATCGTCGAGATGGGCAGGTTCGACGCCCTGCGCGCCCTGCAGCTCATCGAGGCGCATGGGGTCAACTGGGTGACCATGGTGCCGACCATGATGCACCGCATCTGGCAGCTGGGGCCCGAGGTCCTGTCGGGCTTCACCCTGCCCAGCCTGCGGATGATGCTGCACATGGCCGCCCCCTGCGCGCCCTGGCTCAAGCAGGCCTGGATCGACTGGCTGGGCGGCGAGCGGGTCTGGGAATACTACGGCACGACCGAGGGCATCGGCTCGACGATCATCTCCGGCACGGACTGGCTGGCCCACCGCGGCTCGGTCGGACAGGTGCGGCCCGGCTACGAGATGAAGATCCTCGACGAGGCGGGGAACGACCGGCCCATCGGCGAGGTCGGAGAGGTCTATTTCCGGCCCGAGGCCGGCCCGGGATCGACCTACCACTACCTCGGCAGCGCCTCGAAGCGCTTTGGTGACTGGGAGACGATGGGCGACCTCGGCTCGGTCGATGCGGAGGGCTATCTCTACCTTTCCGACCGCCGCAACGACCTGATCATCTCGGGCGGCGCCAACATCTATCCGGCCGAGGTCGAGGCGGCGCTCGATGCCCACCCGGCCGTCCAGGGCAGCGCCGTGATCGGGCTGCCGGACGAGGAATGGGGCGCCAGCGTGCACGCCATCGTCCAGCCGGTGGAGGGCGCGGCGCTGGCGGAGGCCGAGTTGCTGGATTTCGTCGCCGGCCAGCTGGCGCGGTTCAAATTGCCCAAGAGCATCGAGTTCACCAGCGAACCCCTGCGCGACGAGGCCGGCAAGGTGCGGCGCGCGGCGCTGCGCCAGGCGCGGCTATGA
- a CDS encoding TetR/AcrR family transcriptional regulator, producing the protein MAAAPKGERRKRADQRAATEKLILDTAEDLFSQRGYFGVTIKDVADAMGIHPALIHYYHDGKKALFDAVFGRRVDYAVTVRTAGLDAYEAEAGDHPTVEGALRAYYDGAFDVYINGEEGWSNFGRIFAQVNNAPGYGAEKMDLYFDPLVLRLIGLLQKALPDANPEDLFWSFQFTSGAYTLILSRTGRIDRLSNNLCASDDFEAVRDRFVTFMAAGLEALYNRRKAQPAGS; encoded by the coding sequence ATGGCAGCAGCGCCAAAGGGCGAACGGCGCAAGCGCGCCGACCAGCGCGCCGCCACCGAGAAGCTGATCCTCGACACGGCCGAGGACCTGTTTTCGCAACGCGGCTACTTCGGGGTGACCATCAAGGACGTCGCCGACGCCATGGGCATCCACCCGGCGCTGATCCACTACTATCACGATGGCAAGAAGGCCCTGTTCGACGCCGTCTTCGGCCGCCGGGTCGACTATGCGGTGACGGTGCGGACCGCCGGGCTCGACGCCTACGAGGCCGAGGCCGGCGATCATCCGACGGTCGAGGGGGCGCTGCGCGCCTATTACGACGGCGCCTTCGACGTCTACATCAACGGCGAGGAGGGCTGGAGCAACTTCGGCCGCATCTTCGCCCAGGTGAACAATGCCCCCGGCTACGGCGCCGAGAAGATGGACCTCTATTTCGATCCCCTGGTCCTGCGCCTCATCGGCCTGTTGCAGAAGGCCCTGCCGGACGCCAACCCGGAGGATCTGTTCTGGAGCTTCCAGTTCACCTCGGGCGCCTACACCCTGATCCTGTCGCGCACCGGCCGGATCGACCGGCTGTCCAACAACCTCTGCGCCTCGGACGATTTCGAGGCCGTCCGCGACCGGTTCGTCACCTTCATGGCCGCCGGCCTCGAAGCCCTCTACAACCGCCGCAAGGCGCAGCCCGCCGGCTCATAG
- a CDS encoding TonB-dependent receptor — protein MVGQRITTRGRALCGTSLAAVLLLAAGPGLAQTAPADEEVSEVVVTGTSIKGVPPTGSNLISVSRDDIETLGAANTPDLLASVPQLNSFNTAPSASLGGFGSFAPGMRGLPANATLPLMNGHRLVAAAANETNPDYPLIPNLAIERIEVVADGASSIYGSDAVAGVVNFITRRNVKGVEVSASYGVGDEYYIGHFGGLFGHSWGSGSILAAYQYTENDNITAGDRDYRLQDFRPYGGIDTRGVNCPDANVLVNTTFYSVYYAAPALAANTRNFCDNTAVADLLPKSRIHSLFVSGHQDVTDRVTLWGEVLYSDRKDELRASPPVQAVFLTAANPFFRAPAGTFATVEYVMFRPDNLIGDDHFLNTDKRLVGNSSFGVDVSLPGDFDLTVYGTYDWAQNDAFIPQINAGALAAAAAGTTTATALDPFGTGTSPAVRAAILNSSTSVTIDQRTSLGAVRLSGPLFDLPGGQLKVAVGGELRRETFEQTGFVGATAVPEDLDRDISSIYGEVFVPVVGESNRIPGLYSLSLSLSGRYDDYSDFGSTSNPKVGVNWEPMEGLAFRASYGQSFRAPGMRQIGATVGAYYLDAASAAVSANDPTRGGAQVNTVYLLGGNRDLQPEEATTYSYGVSWNPAFLPDLRLSMTYYNIEYTDVIGTPSASLVFTDPTFASVVYRNPTAGQLSSLLSIAVPVNLPTPLPAIGNILDLRLNNFGSRKTDGLDFDINYRWPTSFGAVYADLAGNYVLKFDTQLSPASPVVDSLRLGVPRATARATFGIEAGPISAAGFVNYRDGVRNNFTTPTGVSSYEADAYTTVDLRVSWRLGETGWRRGTTLALQVNDLFDQDPPFFPATDGIGGAYNPIGRFVGLNLRKSF, from the coding sequence ATGGTTGGACAACGTATCACCACGCGTGGGCGCGCGCTTTGCGGAACCTCGCTCGCCGCCGTCCTGCTGCTGGCGGCCGGACCGGGCCTGGCCCAGACGGCCCCGGCCGACGAGGAAGTCTCGGAAGTCGTCGTCACCGGCACCAGCATCAAGGGCGTGCCGCCGACCGGCTCCAACCTGATCAGCGTCTCGCGCGACGACATCGAGACCCTCGGCGCCGCCAACACCCCCGACCTGCTGGCCAGCGTGCCGCAGCTGAACAGCTTCAACACCGCCCCCTCGGCCAGCCTGGGCGGCTTCGGCTCGTTCGCGCCGGGCATGCGCGGCCTGCCGGCCAACGCCACCCTGCCGCTGATGAACGGCCACCGGCTGGTCGCCGCGGCCGCCAACGAGACCAATCCCGACTATCCGCTGATCCCCAACCTGGCCATCGAGCGAATCGAGGTCGTGGCCGACGGCGCCTCGTCGATCTATGGCTCCGACGCCGTCGCCGGGGTGGTCAACTTCATCACCCGCCGCAACGTCAAAGGCGTCGAGGTCTCGGCCAGCTACGGCGTCGGCGATGAATACTACATCGGCCACTTCGGCGGCCTGTTCGGCCACAGCTGGGGCAGCGGCAGCATCCTGGCCGCCTACCAGTACACCGAGAACGACAACATCACGGCCGGCGACCGCGACTACCGGCTGCAGGATTTCCGGCCCTACGGCGGCATCGACACCCGCGGGGTGAACTGCCCGGACGCCAACGTCCTGGTCAACACGACCTTCTACTCGGTCTACTACGCCGCGCCGGCCCTGGCCGCGAATACCCGGAACTTCTGCGACAACACCGCCGTCGCCGACCTGCTGCCGAAATCCCGCATCCACAGCCTGTTCGTCTCGGGCCATCAGGACGTTACTGATCGCGTCACCCTGTGGGGCGAGGTTCTCTATTCGGACCGCAAGGACGAGCTGCGCGCCTCGCCGCCGGTCCAGGCGGTGTTCCTCACCGCCGCCAACCCCTTCTTCCGGGCCCCGGCCGGCACCTTCGCCACGGTCGAGTACGTCATGTTCCGGCCGGACAACCTGATCGGCGACGACCACTTCCTGAACACCGACAAGCGGCTGGTCGGCAACTCGTCGTTCGGCGTCGACGTCAGCCTGCCCGGCGACTTCGACCTGACGGTCTACGGCACCTACGACTGGGCCCAGAACGACGCCTTCATTCCGCAGATCAACGCCGGGGCCCTGGCCGCGGCGGCGGCCGGCACGACGACGGCCACGGCGCTCGACCCCTTCGGCACGGGCACCTCGCCGGCGGTCAGGGCCGCCATCCTCAACTCCTCGACCTCGGTGACCATCGACCAGCGCACCAGCCTGGGCGCCGTCCGGCTGAGCGGACCGCTGTTCGACCTGCCCGGCGGCCAGCTCAAGGTCGCCGTCGGCGGTGAACTGCGCCGCGAGACCTTCGAGCAGACGGGCTTCGTCGGCGCCACCGCCGTGCCGGAGGACCTCGACCGCGACATCAGCTCGATCTACGGCGAGGTCTTCGTGCCCGTGGTCGGCGAGAGCAACCGGATTCCGGGCCTGTACAGCCTGTCGCTGTCCCTGTCGGGCCGCTACGACGACTACAGCGACTTCGGCTCGACCAGCAATCCCAAGGTCGGCGTCAACTGGGAGCCGATGGAGGGACTGGCGTTCCGCGCCTCCTACGGCCAGTCATTCCGCGCCCCCGGCATGCGCCAGATCGGCGCCACGGTCGGCGCCTACTACCTCGACGCCGCCAGCGCCGCCGTCAGCGCCAACGACCCGACCCGGGGCGGCGCCCAGGTCAATACCGTCTACCTGCTGGGCGGCAACCGCGACCTGCAGCCGGAAGAGGCCACCACCTATTCCTACGGCGTCAGCTGGAATCCGGCCTTCCTGCCGGACCTGCGGCTCAGCATGACCTACTACAATATCGAGTACACCGACGTGATCGGCACGCCGTCGGCGTCGCTGGTGTTCACTGATCCGACCTTCGCCTCGGTCGTCTATCGCAACCCGACGGCGGGGCAGCTTTCGTCCCTGCTGTCGATCGCGGTGCCGGTCAACCTGCCGACCCCCCTGCCCGCCATCGGCAACATCCTGGACCTGCGCCTCAACAACTTCGGCTCGCGCAAGACCGACGGCCTGGACTTCGACATCAACTACCGCTGGCCGACCAGCTTCGGCGCGGTCTACGCCGACCTGGCCGGCAACTATGTGCTGAAGTTCGACACTCAGCTGTCGCCGGCCTCGCCGGTCGTCGACAGCCTGAGGCTGGGGGTGCCGCGGGCCACGGCGCGGGCGACCTTCGGCATCGAGGCCGGGCCGATCAGCGCCGCCGGCTTCGTCAACTACCGCGACGGGGTGCGGAACAACTTCACCACCCCCACCGGGGTCAGCTCCTACGAGGCCGACGCCTACACCACCGTCGACCTGCGGGTCTCCTGGCGCCTGGGCGAGACCGGCTGGCGGCGGGGCACGACCCTGGCCCTGCAGGTCAACGACCTGTTCGACCAGGACCCGCCCTTCTTCCCGGCCACGGACGGCATCGGCGGCGCCTACAATCCGATCGGCCGCTTTGTCGGGCTCAACCTGCGCAAGTCCTTCTGA
- a CDS encoding serine hydrolase domain-containing protein, whose amino-acid sequence MPDDAFRRDHGFDPAKLAAVRPTLQGFVDRGELSGLVTLASRGGEVVHAEAIGWSDLESRTPMRQDTLFRIASMSKPITSVAALMLMEEGRIGLDDPISRWIPELADVRVLRDPTGPLDDTVAAGRAITVEDLLTHRAGIAYAPFSEGPLKPAYEAALGDPGMNRKTADEWLAALGTLPLAYQPGERFHYGHSTDVLGFLIGRAEGKPFRQVLAERIFGPLGMADTDFWLPPAKRARLASLYAHDEASDKLRKVEVEMYDAPPAYTPGGGGLISSAGDYHRFARMLLQEGVLDGVRLLRPETVRLMRTNRLTDAQRRVPFVGMDLWSKSGFGLGVSIAEDLVGNPYACGAPGSITWPGVFGTWWQADPVNDLILIFLIQHQVPVSANSGSTIATGRGAAGRQALPLFQAGLYGALRDAAS is encoded by the coding sequence ATGCCTGACGATGCGTTCCGCCGTGATCACGGCTTCGATCCGGCGAAGCTGGCCGCGGTTCGGCCCACCCTGCAGGGGTTTGTCGACCGCGGCGAGCTGTCCGGCCTGGTGACCTTGGCGTCACGGGGCGGCGAGGTGGTTCACGCCGAGGCCATCGGCTGGAGCGACCTCGAAAGCCGCACGCCGATGCGGCAGGACACGCTGTTTCGCATCGCCTCGATGAGCAAGCCGATCACCTCGGTGGCGGCCCTGATGCTGATGGAGGAGGGCCGGATCGGGCTCGATGATCCGATCTCGCGCTGGATTCCAGAACTGGCCGATGTGCGCGTGCTGCGGGATCCGACGGGCCCGCTCGACGACACCGTGGCCGCCGGGCGGGCAATCACGGTGGAGGACCTGCTCACCCATCGCGCCGGCATCGCCTACGCGCCGTTCTCGGAGGGACCGCTGAAGCCGGCCTACGAAGCAGCGCTCGGCGACCCCGGCATGAACCGCAAGACGGCTGACGAATGGCTTGCCGCGCTCGGGACCCTGCCGCTGGCCTATCAGCCCGGCGAGCGTTTCCACTACGGCCATTCCACCGACGTGCTCGGCTTCCTGATCGGCCGCGCCGAGGGCAAGCCGTTCCGGCAGGTGCTGGCGGAGCGGATCTTCGGCCCGCTTGGCATGGCCGATACCGACTTCTGGCTGCCGCCCGCGAAGCGCGCCCGCCTCGCCAGCCTCTACGCCCATGACGAGGCCTCGGACAAGCTCCGCAAGGTCGAGGTCGAGATGTACGACGCTCCGCCGGCCTATACCCCCGGCGGCGGCGGCCTGATCTCGTCGGCCGGCGACTATCATCGCTTCGCCCGCATGCTGCTGCAGGAGGGGGTGCTGGACGGCGTTCGCCTGCTGCGGCCGGAGACGGTGCGGCTGATGCGGACCAACCGGCTGACCGACGCCCAGCGGCGGGTCCCCTTCGTCGGCATGGACCTGTGGAGCAAGTCGGGCTTCGGCCTCGGCGTCTCGATCGCCGAGGACCTGGTCGGCAACCCCTACGCCTGCGGCGCCCCGGGCTCGATCACCTGGCCGGGGGTGTTCGGCACCTGGTGGCAGGCCGACCCGGTCAACGACCTGATCCTCATCTTCCTGATCCAGCACCAGGTGCCGGTGTCGGCCAACTCCGGCTCGACCATCGCCACCGGGCGCGGCGCGGCGGGGCGCCAGGCCCTGCCCCTCTTCCAGGCGGGCCTCTACGGCGCCCTGCGGGACGCCGCCTCGTGA
- a CDS encoding MFS transporter — translation MSAADEATTARHAPLTRRFKAAYGTGAIADGVAAAGFGFFLLFYLTAVCGMSGTAAGTAKLIALLIDGVADPAIGLASDRLRSRFGRRLPFMVGGLLPFACAFGLIFSMPASLTGLPQFLYVTVCLVVLRLSLSFFVLPFTAVGAEVTDDYRERASVVAFRLSFQNIGILLGVVLGLGVFMAGPEGLLGRQNYAPFAWTCAAVMLLTGSVAIAAVRQALPRLHGPETGGGHFLSGFGREMVELARNRSFLILFGTVLTYFLAYSAHVSLALHASRYFWKLDTSAIQIILLSTTLGPLLGAPISAFALRHIEKRTLSIAAFLSIAVLLSWPPLLQLYGPAPLTPTMATVVLFINGLLVGTAIMIGGIGFQSMLADTADEHEWLFGVRREGLFFSGLTLAYKAASGLGGLIAGLALDAIRFPTDLAARGPGLVIPGPVLDRLALISGPLPAAFAALAPLFLIGYHLTRQKHARIIAELEQRNGRTGA, via the coding sequence GTGAGCGCCGCCGACGAGGCTACCACCGCTCGCCACGCGCCCCTGACCCGGCGGTTCAAGGCCGCCTATGGAACCGGCGCCATCGCCGACGGCGTGGCGGCGGCCGGCTTCGGCTTCTTCCTGCTGTTCTACCTGACCGCCGTCTGCGGCATGTCAGGCACGGCGGCGGGCACGGCCAAGCTGATCGCCCTGCTGATCGACGGGGTCGCCGATCCAGCCATCGGCCTCGCCAGCGACCGGCTGCGCTCGCGGTTCGGACGCCGCCTGCCGTTCATGGTCGGCGGCCTGCTGCCGTTCGCCTGCGCCTTCGGGCTGATCTTCTCAATGCCGGCGTCCCTCACCGGCCTGCCGCAGTTTCTGTATGTGACGGTCTGCCTGGTCGTCCTGCGGCTTTCCCTGTCCTTCTTCGTCCTGCCGTTCACCGCCGTCGGGGCCGAGGTGACGGACGACTATCGCGAGCGCGCCAGCGTCGTGGCCTTCCGCCTGTCGTTCCAGAATATCGGCATCCTGCTGGGCGTGGTGCTGGGGCTGGGCGTCTTCATGGCCGGCCCGGAAGGCCTGCTGGGGCGCCAGAACTACGCCCCCTTCGCCTGGACCTGCGCCGCCGTGATGCTGCTGACCGGGTCCGTGGCCATCGCCGCGGTGCGCCAGGCCCTGCCGCGCCTGCATGGGCCGGAAACCGGCGGCGGGCATTTCCTCTCAGGCTTCGGCCGGGAGATGGTCGAGCTGGCCCGCAACCGCTCCTTCCTCATCCTGTTCGGGACGGTGCTGACCTACTTCCTGGCCTATTCGGCCCACGTCTCCCTGGCCCTGCACGCCAGCCGCTACTTCTGGAAGCTCGACACCTCGGCCATCCAGATCATCCTGCTGAGCACCACGCTCGGGCCGCTGCTCGGCGCCCCGATCAGCGCCTTCGCCCTGCGCCACATCGAAAAACGCACCCTGTCGATCGCCGCCTTCCTGTCCATCGCCGTGCTGCTCAGCTGGCCGCCGCTGCTGCAGCTCTATGGGCCGGCCCCGCTGACGCCGACGATGGCGACGGTGGTCCTGTTCATCAATGGCCTGCTGGTCGGCACGGCGATCATGATCGGCGGCATCGGCTTCCAGTCGATGCTGGCCGATACCGCCGACGAGCATGAGTGGCTGTTCGGCGTGCGGCGCGAGGGCCTGTTCTTCTCCGGCCTGACCCTCGCCTACAAGGCCGCCTCCGGCCTTGGCGGACTGATCGCCGGCCTGGCGCTCGACGCCATCCGCTTTCCGACCGATCTGGCCGCGCGCGGACCGGGCCTGGTCATTCCCGGGCCGGTGCTGGACCGGCTGGCGCTGATCTCCGGGCCGTTGCCGGCCGCCTTCGCCGCGCTCGCGCCGCTGTTCCTGATCGGCTACCACCTGACAAGGCAAAAGCACGCGCGGATCATCGCCGAGCTCGAGCAACGGAACGGGAGGACGGGCGCGTGA
- a CDS encoding carboxylesterase family protein, with the protein MIRPLAMAAALVLGLAAPALAQTAPLVAAPAGSLRGADDAGVSVFRGIPYAAAPVGPLRWRPPMAAKPWTGVREATRFGAACMQPASPFYNHPAVSEDCLFLNVWAPARAKKAPVLVWIHGGSLVSGSGSEVLYDGKAFAGRGVVLVSINYRLGAFGWLAHPGLNAESPDRISGNYGLQDQVEALRWVQRNISAFGGDPGNVTIAGESAGALSVIYLMAAPQARGLFHRAISQSGYMITAPMLRGGGYADWPDAETAGAALAGQMGAADTTALRAMSAQAVIEGTARTRWFPLGNVDGHTLPRQPIDVFDRGEQAPVPVLAGFNEGEIRSLRFLLPPAPADAAAYEREIRARYGDLADAFLERYPAGTMAQSMLATTRDAMYGWTAERLAAKQTAVGAPSFLYYFDHGYPAADAAGFRAFHASEIPFVFGTTGLTPPYWPAIPRDGREQRLSDAMLNYWASFARDGVPSAQGEAAWRPYGQDRHYMAFEDAPHLRAGPPNGYGLHEAVVCRRRAKGGIAWHWNVGLIAPPLPPKANGCG; encoded by the coding sequence GTGATCAGACCCCTTGCGATGGCGGCGGCCCTGGTGCTCGGCCTTGCCGCGCCGGCCCTCGCCCAGACCGCCCCCCTCGTCGCGGCGCCCGCCGGCAGCCTGCGCGGGGCCGACGACGCCGGCGTGAGCGTCTTTCGCGGCATCCCCTATGCCGCCGCGCCGGTCGGTCCCCTGCGGTGGCGCCCGCCGATGGCGGCGAAACCCTGGACGGGGGTTCGCGAGGCGACGCGGTTCGGCGCCGCCTGCATGCAGCCGGCCTCGCCCTTCTACAACCACCCGGCGGTCAGCGAGGACTGCCTGTTCCTCAACGTCTGGGCACCGGCCAGGGCGAAGAAGGCCCCGGTGCTGGTCTGGATTCACGGCGGCTCGCTGGTCAGCGGCTCGGGCAGCGAGGTCCTCTACGACGGCAAGGCCTTCGCCGGACGCGGCGTCGTGCTGGTGTCGATCAACTATCGCCTCGGCGCGTTCGGCTGGCTGGCGCATCCGGGACTGAATGCGGAATCGCCCGACAGGATTTCCGGCAACTATGGCCTGCAGGATCAGGTCGAGGCCTTGCGCTGGGTCCAACGCAACATCTCCGCGTTCGGCGGCGATCCCGGCAACGTGACGATCGCCGGCGAGTCGGCCGGCGCCCTCAGCGTCATCTACCTGATGGCGGCGCCGCAGGCCCGGGGCCTGTTCCACCGGGCGATCAGCCAGAGCGGCTACATGATCACCGCGCCCATGCTGCGCGGCGGCGGCTACGCCGACTGGCCGGACGCCGAAACGGCCGGCGCGGCGCTGGCCGGCCAGATGGGCGCCGCCGACACCACCGCCCTGCGGGCGATGAGCGCCCAGGCGGTCATCGAGGGGACGGCGCGCACGCGCTGGTTCCCGCTGGGCAATGTCGACGGCCATACCCTGCCCCGCCAGCCGATCGACGTCTTCGACCGCGGCGAGCAGGCGCCCGTGCCGGTGCTGGCCGGGTTCAACGAGGGCGAGATCCGCTCGCTGCGGTTCCTGTTGCCGCCCGCCCCCGCCGACGCCGCCGCCTATGAGCGCGAGATCCGGGCCCGCTACGGCGATCTGGCCGACGCCTTCCTCGAACGCTATCCGGCCGGGACCATGGCCCAGAGCATGCTGGCGACGACGCGGGACGCCATGTACGGCTGGACCGCCGAGCGGCTGGCCGCAAAACAGACGGCCGTCGGCGCGCCGTCCTTCCTCTACTATTTCGATCACGGCTATCCGGCCGCCGACGCGGCCGGTTTCCGCGCCTTCCACGCCTCCGAGATTCCGTTCGTCTTCGGGACCACCGGACTGACGCCGCCCTACTGGCCGGCCATTCCCCGGGATGGGCGCGAGCAGCGGCTGTCGGACGCCATGCTGAACTACTGGGCCAGCTTCGCCCGGGACGGTGTGCCCAGCGCCCAGGGTGAAGCGGCGTGGCGGCCCTATGGCCAGGACCGCCACTACATGGCCTTCGAGGATGCGCCCCACCTGAGGGCCGGGCCGCCGAACGGGTATGGGCTGCATGAGGCGGTGGTCTGCCGGCGGCGCGCCAAGGGCGGCATCGCCTGGCACTGGAACGTCGGCCTCATCGCCCCGCCGCTGCCGCCCAAGGCGAACGGCTGCGGCTGA
- a CDS encoding VOC family protein — protein MSTLKIEDVAHVRFRAPDLTAMRGFLEDFGLLVVEETDHRIVARGSGPSPVAHVTELGEPGFAAIAFRAESVADLERLAAAEGVPVEDCDLPGGGKIVTLKDPDGHTIEVVAGQAAAEPVALSDSTPWNRAGARERLRATKRIPAGAANVVRLGHVVLNVSDFRASERWYKDRFGFITSDEIEAAPAFAIGAFLRCDRGVAPTDHHTLFLLQAPSGPGFNHAAYEVADLDDLMRGHQRLKETGRQAEWGVGRHILGSQVFDYWRDPWGHTLEHWTDGDLFTAEDGSNVASLQDLLGVQWGPSMPPTMG, from the coding sequence ATGAGCACCCTCAAGATCGAAGACGTCGCCCACGTCCGTTTCCGCGCGCCGGACCTGACCGCCATGCGCGGTTTTCTCGAAGATTTCGGGCTGTTGGTGGTCGAGGAGACGGACCACCGGATTGTCGCCCGGGGCAGCGGGCCCTCGCCGGTGGCCCATGTCACCGAACTGGGTGAGCCGGGCTTCGCCGCCATCGCCTTCCGGGCCGAGAGTGTCGCCGACCTGGAGCGACTGGCCGCCGCCGAGGGCGTGCCGGTGGAAGACTGCGACCTGCCCGGCGGCGGCAAGATCGTCACCCTGAAGGACCCCGACGGCCATACAATCGAGGTGGTCGCCGGGCAGGCGGCGGCCGAACCGGTGGCGCTCAGCGACAGCACGCCCTGGAACCGGGCCGGCGCGCGGGAGCGCCTGCGGGCCACCAAGCGCATTCCGGCCGGGGCGGCCAATGTCGTGCGGCTGGGGCATGTGGTGCTCAACGTCTCGGACTTCCGGGCCTCGGAGCGCTGGTACAAGGACCGGTTCGGCTTCATCACCTCCGACGAGATCGAGGCGGCCCCGGCGTTCGCCATCGGGGCCTTCCTGCGCTGTGACCGGGGCGTGGCGCCGACCGATCACCACACCCTGTTCCTGCTGCAGGCGCCCTCCGGCCCGGGCTTCAACCATGCGGCCTATGAGGTGGCCGACCTCGACGACCTGATGCGCGGCCATCAGCGGCTCAAGGAGACGGGGCGACAGGCCGAGTGGGGGGTCGGGCGGCATATCCTCGGCAGCCAGGTGTTCGACTACTGGCGCGATCCCTGGGGTCACACCCTGGAGCACTGGACCGACGGCGACCTGTTCACCGCCGAAGACGGATCGAACGTCGCCAGCCTGCAGGACCTGCTGGGCGTGCAATGGGGGCCGTCGATGCCCCCGACCATGGGCTAG
- a CDS encoding fumarylacetoacetate hydrolase family protein encodes MKLATFEAGGPAQLGAVVGDRIVPLNTGGLPGEMIQLIAAWDEAEAEVRRLAEAGAGAVALDSVRLLAPIRRPGKIMAIGLNYADHIAESNLGTPEHQVWFSKASTSANGPHDPIQVPKVSQALDYEAELVAVIGKGGRHIGKEAAAGAIFGYCCGNDATERAWQHRTPQWVVGKSFDTHAPFGPWITTSDEAPDPHGRSIRCLVNGEVRQDSNTSHLVFNVWEQVAHLSQAMTLEPGDLIFTGTPGGIGAAMKPMQFLKDGDRVRIEIEGLGALDNPCANEA; translated from the coding sequence ATGAAACTTGCCACCTTCGAGGCGGGCGGTCCCGCCCAGCTGGGCGCCGTGGTCGGCGACCGCATCGTGCCGCTGAACACCGGCGGCTTGCCGGGTGAGATGATCCAGCTGATCGCCGCCTGGGATGAGGCCGAGGCTGAGGTGCGGCGGCTGGCCGAGGCGGGAGCCGGCGCGGTGGCGCTGGACAGCGTTCGGCTGCTGGCCCCGATCCGGCGGCCGGGCAAGATCATGGCCATCGGGCTGAACTACGCCGACCATATCGCCGAGAGCAATCTGGGCACGCCCGAGCATCAGGTCTGGTTCTCCAAGGCCTCGACCTCGGCGAACGGGCCCCATGATCCGATCCAGGTGCCGAAGGTCAGCCAGGCCCTCGACTACGAGGCCGAGCTGGTGGCCGTGATCGGCAAGGGCGGACGGCATATCGGCAAGGAGGCGGCGGCCGGCGCCATCTTCGGATACTGCTGCGGCAACGACGCCACCGAGCGGGCCTGGCAGCACCGCACGCCGCAGTGGGTGGTGGGCAAGTCATTCGATACGCACGCGCCGTTCGGGCCGTGGATCACCACCAGCGACGAGGCGCCGGACCCGCATGGCCGGTCGATCCGGTGCCTGGTCAATGGCGAGGTGCGTCAGGACTCCAACACCTCGCACCTGGTGTTCAACGTGTGGGAGCAGGTCGCCCATCTCAGCCAGGCCATGACCCTGGAGCCCGGCGACCTGATCTTCACCGGCACGCCGGGCGGCATCGGGGCGGCGATGAAGCCGATGCAGTTCCTCAAGGACGGAGACAGGGTGCGCATCGAGATCGAGGGCCTGGGCGCGCTCGACAATCCTTGTGCCAACGAGGCCTGA